The DNA sequence TTTGTGAAAAGGTAAACATATCGTATGTCCAAAAATGCCAGTATAATCATAACAAATCTTCCTTTTCCCACTAACCCACATtcgataaataaattaataccgTTTAACTAAATTATTAGTTACAGACATTATTCATAAGAAAAAACATAAGGAACGACCGAATCAAGAAAAAGTaaacagaaaaaaataaaaatgaaaactctttttttaatttgacatttttaactttttttctttttggaggGTTCAATAGCATGGCACTCTCTACAGGCAGCAAAAAACCACCGGAAAATCCTCGGAGTCCGACCAAACCGAAGCCGCTTAACAACAACGGtcctctttttcttcttctttggtATCGATCTCCTCTCTTCAtcattatgatttttattattaaccGAAACCTCTGTTTTCCTCCGCCGCAGCGAAGTGTCTCGGCTTAAAGCCGGAACAGGATGAGCCATGAATTGCCACCTTTGAGAAGAACCGTACACTTGAGCAGACACTGCTTTACTTCCACCGCCATATCTAATTTGATCTGATCTGGATCCTCTCCCCATAACTGATAACGACGTCGTTTTGCTGCTCTGACAGTACAGCAGCCTTCTCTCGGAATTGTCGCTGGAGGAGGAGCTGGTCCTGGCGCTACTACTGCTGCAACTGCTAGTGCTACTCCTGCTGTTGGTGCTGTTGCTTCGGGACGACATCATTGAGTCTTTGCTGCTATTACTACTGCTTGTTCGACTCTTTATCATGGATCGAGATGAATTCTCCGATACGACGCCGTAAATGGAGGTAGTATTGGTTGGCTGG is a window from the Cannabis sativa cultivar Pink pepper isolate KNU-18-1 chromosome 1, ASM2916894v1, whole genome shotgun sequence genome containing:
- the LOC115705918 gene encoding uncharacterized protein LOC115705918; translated protein: MQTKNKKLHNSQFLRISPNMETRRKQSISGDGFSFPSTPEPDNNHHSRGSSSDFEFGSITPDSPYSDDPSKNSPADHLFFNGKLLPHSFPFQPTNTTSIYGVVSENSSRSMIKSRTSSSNSSKDSMMSSRSNSTNSRSSTSSCSSSSARTSSSSSDNSERRLLYCQSSKTTSLSVMGRGSRSDQIRYGGGSKAVSAQVYGSSQRWQFMAHPVPALSRDTSLRRRKTEVSVNNKNHNDEERRSIPKKKKKRTVVVKRLRFGRTPRIFRWFFAACRECHAIEPSKKKKS